In the Anaerolineales bacterium genome, one interval contains:
- a CDS encoding FG-GAP-like repeat-containing protein, whose amino-acid sequence MGRNNLCVLIVLFVICVISTGCDTERSAPITEAVVPTQTETPPQLQPADTQTSTPAPTESVYWPYPRNNLTNTAAYTSTGWLLLENPNHLWDLEDERYSYMNLYPVADDLDGDGHAEYVIGRYDPRTLDGFLTVFNVDDGSIQWEMPLEYITRYCPPVITDLNNDGQLDLVFANQRQDSPDRAVAQIYALNGKDGSIIWQHPFSEGGLGMTVADVNADGQMEIIINSYGHPRKLRLLNGQDGSQIWERETTGAQYGQPTAADLDGDGLLEIISHHHLYWDWQSVERMIVWDNLGNEMWHFDTSPTEAQSANAPPELGKTPCESWESTTVADYNGDGELEIGLGSRCNYYLLDSRGNMIWETPLAVEGWGYIVFKNDDGSLYQPQSVHGQGGFYRDSAVGNIDDDPALEIVFSIWPEYTADQFFPSGNFVYGNIVAHNELWALDGADGSVQWIFEGSYGEYPQLEQMWDPILVDLDGNSQLDVLVLSDDKHLYAVNGVTGKKMMEYFSYLPKQWEAIHLTFVPDGDRGVLLFASERRGRFNTLNALVIAERAPE is encoded by the coding sequence ATGGGTCGTAACAACCTGTGTGTTCTCATCGTTCTGTTTGTCATTTGTGTAATATCAACCGGCTGCGACACTGAAAGGTCAGCTCCAATCACGGAAGCGGTCGTTCCTACGCAAACAGAGACGCCGCCTCAACTCCAGCCTGCAGATACGCAAACCAGCACTCCAGCCCCTACGGAATCGGTTTACTGGCCGTATCCGCGCAACAATCTAACTAACACGGCCGCCTACACATCCACCGGATGGCTTCTGCTTGAGAACCCCAACCATCTTTGGGATCTGGAAGATGAGCGATATTCCTACATGAATCTTTATCCTGTCGCCGACGATCTGGACGGCGATGGCCACGCCGAATATGTGATCGGGCGGTATGATCCACGAACGCTGGACGGCTTTCTGACCGTCTTCAACGTGGATGACGGCAGCATCCAATGGGAAATGCCGTTGGAATATATCACTCGCTATTGTCCGCCAGTGATCACCGACCTGAACAATGACGGCCAGCTTGATTTGGTTTTCGCAAACCAGCGCCAGGATAGCCCGGATAGAGCGGTTGCTCAGATCTATGCCTTGAACGGCAAGGACGGCTCAATCATTTGGCAGCATCCTTTCTCTGAAGGCGGCTTAGGCATGACCGTTGCCGATGTGAACGCGGACGGCCAGATGGAAATTATCATCAATTCATACGGTCATCCGAGGAAACTTCGTCTGCTCAATGGGCAAGACGGCAGCCAAATCTGGGAACGGGAGACGACCGGCGCTCAATACGGTCAGCCGACCGCCGCCGACCTCGATGGAGACGGCTTATTGGAGATCATCAGCCATCATCATCTTTACTGGGATTGGCAATCGGTTGAGCGAATGATCGTTTGGGACAATTTGGGAAACGAGATGTGGCATTTCGATACCTCTCCAACAGAAGCTCAATCGGCCAACGCTCCGCCGGAATTAGGAAAGACTCCTTGTGAAAGCTGGGAGTCGACCACGGTAGCCGATTATAACGGGGATGGGGAATTGGAGATCGGTTTGGGCTCACGCTGCAATTACTACCTGCTGGACTCGCGAGGAAACATGATCTGGGAAACGCCACTGGCTGTCGAAGGTTGGGGATATATCGTTTTCAAGAATGACGACGGCAGCTTATATCAACCACAATCAGTCCATGGCCAAGGCGGTTTTTACCGCGACTCGGCCGTGGGAAATATCGATGACGATCCAGCTTTAGAAATCGTTTTTTCGATTTGGCCGGAATACACGGCCGACCAGTTCTTTCCATCAGGAAATTTCGTCTACGGCAACATCGTTGCGCACAATGAATTATGGGCGCTGGATGGTGCAGACGGCTCGGTGCAGTGGATTTTTGAGGGCAGCTATGGCGAATATCCGCAGCTCGAGCAAATGTGGGATCCGATTCTGGTCGATCTGGATGGGAACAGCCAGCTCGATGTGTTGGTCCTGTCAGACGACAAGCACCTGTATGCGGTAAACGGTGTGACGGGTAAAAAGATGATGGAGTATTTCTCCTATTTGCCAAAGCAATGGGAAGCAATCCACCTGACCTTCGTACCTGATGGCGATCGGGGTGTGCTCCTGTTTGCATCCGAGCGGCGTGGGCGCTTTAACACGTTGAATGCCCTGGTCATCGCTGAGCGTGCTCCCGAGTGA
- a CDS encoding DUF1697 domain-containing protein translates to MSVYIALFRGINVGGHNKLPMQELVKTLTELGFRKIETYIRSGNVVFESEEANRAALMQEMRSSIERRFGFVPDVVVLRSDELTEAAESNPYPEAVEEPKSLHLYFMNTAPQNPDLQRLEEIKGENESFTLLGKVFYLYAPDGIGRSKLAAGIEKALGVSVTARNWRTVTKIRAMAQR, encoded by the coding sequence GTGAGCGTCTACATCGCGTTATTCCGGGGAATCAACGTGGGCGGCCACAACAAATTGCCCATGCAGGAGTTGGTCAAGACACTGACAGAACTAGGTTTTCGAAAGATCGAAACTTATATCCGGAGCGGCAACGTTGTCTTCGAAAGTGAAGAGGCGAATCGAGCGGCACTTATGCAGGAAATGCGCAGCAGTATCGAGAGGCGTTTCGGCTTCGTTCCGGACGTGGTCGTTTTGCGTTCGGATGAACTTACCGAGGCGGCGGAGTCAAACCCCTATCCGGAAGCCGTTGAAGAACCAAAGAGCCTGCATCTGTATTTCATGAACACAGCGCCGCAGAACCCGGATCTACAAAGATTGGAAGAAATAAAAGGCGAGAATGAAAGCTTTACACTGCTGGGCAAGGTCTTCTACTTGTATGCGCCGGATGGCATTGGCAGATCGAAGCTTGCTGCGGGAATCGAAAAAGCACTCGGCGTTTCTGTGACGGCGCGTAACTGGCGCACGGTGACGAAAATCAGGGCGATGGCACAACGTTGA
- a CDS encoding class I SAM-dependent methyltransferase yields the protein MKPNNLHADDPNNMLNEQISYYQARSREYDEWFYRQGRYDRGEALNRRWFSEVEEVSRALHAFEPAGNVLEIACGTGLWTAQIVQHATQVTAIDAVSEVLAINQSRVNSSKVHYLQANIFEWQPREQYDTIFFAFWLSHVPPERFEAFWTLVKSALKPKGRVFFIDSRYDATSTAQDHALEGSNATTISRRLNDGREFRIVKVFYDAAQLSERLAKTGWQFTIEETSHYFIYGCGTGSWNSNQVL from the coding sequence TTGAAGCCGAATAACTTGCATGCAGATGATCCGAACAATATGTTGAATGAGCAAATTTCGTATTATCAGGCGCGGTCCCGGGAATATGATGAATGGTTCTATCGTCAGGGCCGATATGACCGAGGTGAAGCCCTGAATCGACGTTGGTTTTCCGAAGTCGAAGAGGTAAGCCGGGCGCTTCATGCCTTCGAGCCTGCCGGCAACGTTTTAGAGATTGCCTGTGGTACGGGATTGTGGACGGCGCAAATCGTTCAACATGCGACGCAAGTCACGGCGATCGATGCGGTGTCTGAAGTCCTGGCGATCAATCAATCGCGTGTAAATTCTTCGAAAGTGCACTACCTCCAAGCCAACATTTTTGAGTGGCAACCTCGTGAGCAGTACGATACGATCTTCTTCGCCTTCTGGTTGTCGCACGTCCCTCCAGAACGTTTTGAGGCGTTTTGGACGCTGGTAAAAAGTGCCTTGAAACCGAAGGGCCGGGTATTTTTTATCGATTCTCGCTACGATGCGACTTCCACCGCACAAGACCATGCGTTGGAAGGATCGAACGCCACGACCATATCAAGACGTCTAAATGATGGACGCGAATTTAGAATCGTGAAAGTATTTTACGATGCCGCTCAACTATCAGAGAGACTCGCCAAAACTGGGTGGCAGTTCACGATCGAAGAGACTTCCCATTATTTCATTTACGGTTGTGGTACCGGGTCTTGGAATTCGAATCAAGTACTGTGA
- a CDS encoding methyltransferase domain-containing protein: MSITKTIARWVSNYENQASVGSRFRAKRIAPLRKLIETVFREHGTVNMIDVGGTEKYWGIVPRQFLIDNKVSITILNLPGQPLTEAHDPFKFVEGDGCDLSMFDDHSFHVAHSNSVLEHVGDWNRMLQFAGEVSRVSERYFVQTPNYWFPIEPHSMTPFFHWLPKPIRIWLVSHFQLGHWEKAASRDDAVRIVESARLLNKKRFQQLFGDAEIRTERFLGLPKSFVAIRG, from the coding sequence TTGTCGATCACAAAGACCATCGCCAGGTGGGTTTCAAATTACGAAAATCAAGCATCCGTCGGGTCGAGATTTCGAGCCAAACGCATCGCTCCGTTGCGGAAGCTGATCGAAACGGTCTTCAGGGAACATGGGACCGTCAATATGATCGACGTCGGGGGTACCGAGAAATATTGGGGGATCGTCCCCCGGCAGTTCCTGATTGATAACAAGGTCAGCATCACGATCCTCAATCTGCCCGGTCAACCGCTGACTGAGGCTCACGATCCGTTCAAGTTTGTCGAAGGCGATGGCTGCGATCTATCCATGTTCGACGACCATTCTTTTCACGTCGCGCACTCCAATTCGGTGTTGGAGCATGTTGGTGATTGGAATCGAATGCTTCAATTCGCCGGGGAAGTCTCCAGAGTGTCGGAGAGATACTTTGTCCAGACGCCGAATTACTGGTTCCCGATCGAACCACACAGCATGACGCCTTTTTTTCACTGGCTTCCCAAACCGATTCGAATCTGGCTGGTTTCTCACTTCCAGCTCGGGCATTGGGAGAAGGCGGCCTCGAGGGACGACGCCGTGCGGATCGTCGAAAGCGCCAGGCTGTTGAACAAGAAACGATTTCAGCAGTTATTCGGGGATGCGGAGATACGCACGGAACGATTTCTCGGGCTGCCGAAATCATTCGTCGCAATACGCGGGTGA
- a CDS encoding class I SAM-dependent methyltransferase — translation MDDSRLGYETWENLAEAYAEKVETKAHNALYERPATLSLLPGLQGKRILDAGCGPGVYAKILLQQGAEVVAFDRSPKMVALAEKRVGEAALVLQADFEEPLDFASDEEFDIVLSSLALDYVEDWHPVFNEFFRVLKSGGTLVFSVGHPFGGYRRFREDTGYFQTEAKKEIWTGFGFEIEVPFYRRPLSAIVNPLIAAGFVLERILEPIPLEEFKRSDPQDYEKLIKEPGFLCVRAQKQPAIPMTNQR, via the coding sequence ATGGACGATTCGCGTCTGGGATACGAAACGTGGGAGAATTTGGCCGAGGCGTACGCCGAGAAAGTCGAAACCAAAGCCCACAACGCGCTATACGAACGGCCTGCCACCCTTTCGCTGCTGCCGGGATTGCAGGGAAAGCGGATATTGGATGCGGGGTGCGGCCCCGGGGTGTATGCCAAAATCCTGCTTCAACAGGGAGCTGAAGTCGTTGCCTTCGATCGATCTCCGAAGATGGTCGCGTTGGCTGAAAAACGGGTCGGTGAGGCGGCTCTCGTATTGCAGGCTGACTTTGAAGAACCACTCGATTTCGCAAGCGATGAGGAGTTCGACATCGTGCTGAGTTCGCTTGCGCTTGATTATGTCGAAGATTGGCATCCGGTTTTCAACGAGTTCTTTCGTGTACTCAAATCCGGCGGAACACTCGTGTTTTCCGTCGGCCATCCATTCGGCGGCTATCGCCGCTTTCGGGAGGACACTGGCTACTTCCAAACGGAGGCCAAAAAGGAAATCTGGACCGGTTTCGGTTTTGAAATTGAGGTTCCATTTTACAGGCGGCCGCTCTCGGCGATCGTCAACCCCCTCATCGCGGCCGGCTTCGTGCTCGAGCGAATTCTCGAGCCCATACCGCTGGAAGAATTCAAACGATCGGACCCGCAGGATTATGAAAAACTCATCAAAGAGCCGGGTTTTCTCTGCGTCCGGGCGCAGAAGCAGCCAGCGATTCCTATGACGAACCAACGATAG
- a CDS encoding tetratricopeptide repeat protein: MSGWKLLSRVFLDLERAEEALVHALWCMELTEREKDSMEDFDEAYAHEGLASAYAFQGKTESARNHFDRARELGELIADDEDEVIFLNDLMGGDWAGAIWSGLRAEYGCFQVDTAGSSNSKEKMRMCRAGSGRKEPQESRR, encoded by the coding sequence GTGTCAGGTTGGAAACTCTTATCGCGTGTTTTTCTCGATCTCGAGCGAGCGGAGGAAGCCCTCGTCCACGCCTTGTGGTGCATGGAGTTGACGGAACGAGAAAAAGATTCCATGGAGGACTTTGACGAGGCTTATGCCCATGAGGGGTTGGCAAGCGCGTATGCATTTCAAGGGAAAACTGAAAGCGCCAGGAACCATTTCGACCGTGCGCGGGAGCTTGGCGAACTCATCGCGGACGATGAGGACGAAGTAATCTTCCTGAACGACTTGATGGGTGGAGATTGGGCGGGCGCGATCTGGTCCGGTCTCCGGGCCGAGTATGGGTGCTTCCAGGTGGATACAGCAGGGTCCTCGAATTCCAAAGAGAAGATGCGGATGTGCCGCGCAGGATCGGGGAGAAAAGAGCCTCAAGAATCACGCCGATAG
- a CDS encoding flavodoxin family protein, with amino-acid sequence MKTLVIQGSPKKDGNTATLTKSFLDGLVSGGNEVEISEFWLNDMDIQPCQGCFLCSGTSRCIYDDDMQRIYPEIESSTLIVFAVPIYWWHMNAQTKLCIDRLTALLSLDDQLPALVGKHIVLVVCYNYRACAECTIKMFEDFKDWINVRLDVLEHCAKEGHVSSAASRLEAAYRLGREIGENESDR; translated from the coding sequence ATGAAAACGCTCGTCATTCAGGGAAGCCCGAAAAAAGACGGCAATACAGCTACGCTGACAAAAAGCTTCCTGGATGGGCTTGTCAGCGGTGGGAACGAAGTTGAAATTTCTGAATTCTGGCTGAACGACATGGATATCCAACCCTGCCAGGGCTGCTTTCTGTGTTCAGGAACATCGCGCTGCATTTACGACGATGATATGCAACGGATTTACCCCGAGATCGAGTCGTCGACGTTAATCGTCTTTGCTGTGCCGATATATTGGTGGCACATGAACGCGCAAACGAAGTTGTGCATCGATCGACTGACTGCCCTTTTATCGCTGGATGACCAGCTTCCCGCCCTGGTAGGTAAACACATCGTTTTGGTGGTTTGCTACAATTACCGCGCCTGTGCTGAATGCACGATCAAGATGTTTGAAGATTTCAAGGACTGGATAAACGTGCGTTTGGATGTGTTGGAGCACTGCGCCAAAGAGGGGCATGTATCGTCGGCGGCATCTCGCTTGGAAGCAGCGTATCGATTAGGAAGGGAGATCGGTGAGAATGAAAGTGATCGGTGA
- a CDS encoding class I SAM-dependent methyltransferase, giving the protein MDRDVWLDKMRKMTQALYDHISPEYWVNFGFYANETHLVFLQKLLDRVAPHGALLSAACGAGRYDGMLLEAGHDVTGIDQSEGMLERARQHFPQVKYVRMGLQDLDFLEAFDGVICVDAMENVCPEDWPEIMANFCKTLKPGGLLYFTAELYDSEELKASYERARAMGLPVVFGELGDEVERSYERVMSLTPPGIPGDLAGLAVYHYYPSMDQIRVWIDQAGFTLEEESTGNDYAHFLVRKRD; this is encoded by the coding sequence ATGGACCGTGATGTGTGGCTCGATAAAATGCGCAAAATGACACAGGCGCTTTACGATCATATTTCGCCGGAGTACTGGGTGAACTTTGGATTTTATGCGAATGAGACGCATCTGGTATTTCTTCAGAAGTTGTTAGATCGTGTGGCTCCGCATGGCGCCTTGCTTTCCGCAGCGTGTGGCGCGGGGCGATACGATGGCATGCTGCTGGAAGCGGGACATGACGTGACCGGCATCGACCAATCTGAAGGGATGTTGGAAAGGGCAAGGCAGCACTTTCCACAGGTGAAATATGTGCGGATGGGCCTGCAGGATTTGGACTTTTTAGAAGCGTTCGACGGCGTGATTTGCGTGGACGCGATGGAGAACGTTTGCCCGGAAGACTGGCCGGAAATCATGGCAAATTTCTGCAAGACATTGAAACCGGGTGGCTTGTTGTATTTCACGGCAGAGCTGTATGACTCGGAAGAGTTGAAGGCTTCCTACGAACGGGCACGGGCGATGGGGCTGCCGGTCGTGTTCGGAGAATTGGGCGATGAAGTCGAGCGGTCTTACGAACGGGTGATGTCGTTAACGCCGCCGGGGATTCCCGGAGATCTGGCAGGTTTGGCCGTGTACCATTATTATCCTTCGATGGATCAGATTCGAGTTTGGATCGACCAGGCGGGGTTTACGCTGGAAGAAGAAAGCACGGGAAACGATTATGCCCATTTCCTGGTGAGGAAAAGGGATTGA
- a CDS encoding nuclear transport factor 2 family protein yields MDDQEAKRLIAAYVEGWRGNDLQKIVSALSPDCIVIESHGPTFRGLEAIRQWVENWIAAGSRVDRWDITSFHFLEDSATFEWDFECTADGQHYHIEGVSIVEFSAGKISAMREYRRTGPPFNGLYPSR; encoded by the coding sequence ATGGATGACCAAGAGGCGAAGCGCTTGATAGCGGCATATGTTGAAGGATGGCGGGGAAACGATCTGCAGAAAATTGTAAGCGCATTGTCCCCGGATTGTATTGTCATCGAGTCACACGGTCCAACATTTCGAGGACTCGAGGCGATCAGGCAGTGGGTCGAGAATTGGATTGCCGCAGGGAGCAGAGTCGATCGTTGGGACATCACCAGCTTCCATTTTCTTGAGGATTCTGCGACATTTGAGTGGGATTTCGAGTGTACCGCAGACGGCCAACATTATCACATCGAAGGCGTCAGCATCGTCGAGTTTTCGGCGGGAAAGATTTCCGCCATGCGGGAATACCGCAGGACGGGGCCTCCCTTTAATGGATTGTATCCCTCCCGATGA
- a CDS encoding dihydrofolate reductase family protein gives MERPKVIVLNSASVDGRLAMSPDSLLLFGDERWQSIEGGDRFNVFEWLKTTHNVQATLEGSGSFVRRGEHPDPLPPIEGDPQHLYADFLPNTVLQREGHRGWFTAVDGRGRIRWMYKDEFPDEAWRGWHLLVLTCSATPAEYLTYLRRETIPYLVAGKSRVDLRTALGKMHSRLGVTSLLSTAGGILNGALLRDGLVDEINIEFLPAVIGGTDTPSLFTAPDLESGEWPIQLELISTQVQSGGQIWLRYRVGNKA, from the coding sequence ATGGAAAGGCCCAAAGTGATCGTGCTCAACAGCGCGTCTGTGGATGGGAGGCTGGCGATGTCTCCCGATTCACTGCTGCTGTTTGGTGATGAAAGGTGGCAATCGATCGAAGGCGGTGATCGATTCAACGTGTTTGAATGGCTCAAGACGACTCACAACGTTCAAGCGACCCTCGAGGGCAGCGGTTCTTTCGTTCGACGTGGAGAACACCCCGATCCACTTCCGCCGATCGAAGGAGATCCGCAGCATTTGTACGCGGATTTTCTGCCGAACACCGTCCTTCAGCGGGAGGGTCACCGAGGCTGGTTCACCGCCGTGGATGGCCGCGGACGCATCCGCTGGATGTACAAGGACGAATTCCCGGATGAGGCTTGGCGGGGATGGCATTTACTGGTCTTGACTTGCAGCGCAACGCCGGCGGAATATCTGACTTATCTTCGACGGGAGACGATTCCTTATTTGGTGGCGGGGAAATCGCGCGTGGATCTTAGAACGGCTCTGGGAAAAATGCATTCTCGCCTCGGCGTGACGAGTCTTCTATCGACCGCAGGCGGTATTCTGAACGGCGCTTTATTGCGTGATGGTTTGGTGGACGAAATAAACATCGAGTTCCTTCCTGCGGTTATCGGAGGTACAGATACGCCGTCGTTGTTCACCGCGCCAGATCTGGAATCCGGCGAATGGCCGATCCAGCTCGAATTGATTTCGACCCAGGTTCAATCCGGGGGTCAGATCTGGCTGCGATATCGTGTTGGAAACAAGGCATAG
- a CDS encoding TIGR01458 family HAD-type hydrolase yields the protein MKTTHTINGLLFDLDGVMYVEDQVIEGAVETIRHVQARGIPYRFVTNTTTKSREDLSQKLRLLGLPVELNDILSAPYAARVYLRQRRPRSCYFVVSEAVMDEFREFPTSETDPEVVVIGDIGGAWDYDLVNRLFRMIMGGAELVALHKGKYWQTPEGLRVDIGAFVAGLEYVTGADATVIGKPSPAFFASAIHELGCPREEIVMVGDDIESDVGGAQRCGLLGFLVRTGKYRQEITAASSVSPDEILDSVAQMMEYV from the coding sequence ATGAAGACGACGCACACGATTAACGGACTATTATTCGATCTGGACGGCGTGATGTATGTGGAAGATCAGGTGATCGAAGGCGCAGTTGAAACGATCCGCCATGTACAAGCGCGCGGCATTCCCTACCGCTTCGTGACCAACACGACGACGAAATCCCGCGAAGATCTGTCTCAAAAATTGCGGTTGCTGGGCTTGCCCGTCGAACTTAACGACATTCTCAGTGCGCCCTACGCGGCCCGCGTCTATCTTCGCCAACGCCGGCCTCGTTCGTGCTATTTCGTCGTCTCGGAAGCGGTGATGGACGAATTCCGGGAGTTTCCCACCTCCGAGACTGATCCCGAGGTCGTCGTTATTGGCGACATTGGAGGCGCGTGGGATTACGATCTCGTGAATCGACTCTTCCGAATGATCATGGGTGGCGCAGAGTTGGTTGCTCTCCACAAAGGCAAGTATTGGCAAACCCCGGAGGGATTGCGTGTGGACATCGGGGCGTTCGTTGCCGGGCTGGAATACGTCACCGGTGCGGACGCCACGGTAATCGGCAAACCTTCTCCGGCCTTTTTCGCGTCGGCGATCCACGAGTTGGGCTGCCCCAGGGAGGAGATCGTGATGGTGGGAGATGACATCGAATCCGACGTCGGCGGTGCGCAGCGCTGCGGATTGCTTGGATTTCTCGTGCGGACCGGGAAGTATCGGCAGGAGATCACAGCCGCATCATCCGTCTCACCGGATGAAATCCTTGACTCGGTCGCCCAAATGATGGAGTATGTGTAG
- a CDS encoding alpha/beta hydrolase, which translates to MLIIQAAAFLCFFISSITIIHPKAGWSRLVLFVPKLFSGSFILFSGLFGGCAAVAGWLIGRDVFSLIFGCAALFISARHVYRLLERALRLRKHFEEIRPLPGTPESMRRAPSILGYALTTPKAYTWEKDVQIGTHVENGGKILADVWSPSRETGHSGLGVVYLHGSGWHYADKDFCTRPFFRYLTAQGHLIVDVAYTLAPAADIFGMLADVKRSICWMKDHSADLHIKADRIVLMGGSAGGHLALLAAYTPNHPELDPPDVCLDTSVRAVVSYYGPPDLKAQFRSFAELPGLTGKSGIERMFMEFLESRFGFEVIPVHRLLPEALGGEPSTIPDVYESASPCHHIGKHCPPTLLLQGLHDFSGAAPEVRSLHRTLLAAGRPSYLLELPDTEHGFDLYKPKLSPAAIAATYVAARFLESLV; encoded by the coding sequence ATGTTGATAATACAAGCTGCCGCATTCCTCTGCTTTTTTATTTCTTCGATTACCATCATTCATCCGAAAGCAGGATGGAGTCGTCTCGTCCTGTTCGTCCCGAAACTTTTCTCGGGTTCCTTCATATTGTTCAGTGGCTTGTTCGGGGGGTGCGCTGCAGTTGCCGGCTGGTTGATTGGTCGGGATGTCTTCTCGCTGATCTTCGGATGCGCGGCTTTGTTTATATCGGCGCGTCACGTTTATCGTTTGCTCGAGCGCGCGCTGCGTTTGAGGAAGCATTTCGAAGAGATTCGGCCTTTGCCCGGCACTCCGGAATCCATGCGAAGAGCACCATCCATCTTGGGTTATGCATTGACCACGCCGAAGGCGTACACCTGGGAAAAAGACGTCCAGATAGGAACCCACGTGGAAAACGGCGGGAAAATCCTGGCGGATGTCTGGTCTCCTTCAAGAGAAACAGGTCATTCTGGTTTAGGCGTCGTCTATCTCCATGGCAGCGGATGGCATTACGCCGACAAAGATTTCTGCACGCGTCCTTTCTTCCGTTATTTGACAGCGCAGGGCCACTTGATCGTGGATGTCGCCTACACACTTGCGCCTGCGGCGGATATTTTTGGGATGCTTGCGGATGTGAAGCGTTCGATTTGTTGGATGAAAGATCATTCGGCCGACCTGCACATCAAGGCCGATCGAATCGTTCTCATGGGTGGGTCTGCAGGAGGCCACCTGGCGCTGCTGGCGGCATACACGCCGAATCATCCGGAACTGGATCCTCCCGATGTGTGCCTCGATACCAGCGTTCGTGCAGTCGTTTCGTATTACGGTCCACCTGATTTGAAGGCGCAATTCCGAAGCTTCGCGGAATTGCCCGGCTTGACGGGGAAGAGCGGAATAGAGCGGATGTTCATGGAATTTCTGGAATCCCGCTTCGGTTTTGAAGTTATTCCCGTCCACCGCCTGCTGCCAGAAGCTCTGGGTGGAGAGCCGTCGACGATTCCAGATGTATACGAAAGCGCCTCACCGTGCCATCACATCGGAAAGCACTGTCCGCCGACGCTGCTGCTGCAGGGCCTGCATGATTTCAGCGGTGCAGCTCCGGAAGTGCGTAGTCTACATCGTACGCTCTTGGCTGCGGGGCGCCCTTCATATTTACTCGAACTTCCTGACACGGAGCATGGGTTCGATCTGTATAAGCCGAAATTGTCGCCGGCTGCGATAGCTGCGACGTATGTTGCTGCCAGATTTCTGGAATCTCTTGTCTAG